DNA from Daucus carota subsp. sativus chromosome 1, DH1 v3.0, whole genome shotgun sequence:
TAATTTTACTATCTCTATTTGTATATGTCCTGTTTAACAAAATGCAATTTTCGTATTCTTTTAAGAATATATTGTGGTCGTTTGGTTAAActtaattttcagaaataaggacttatttctggagaaaagtacataaactatcatttttcTGAAATAAGTCCTTAACTTTTCACTAATAATGATATACTGCACCtccttaaaatttatatttaaaaagagttacaaaaaaatatgcatttcttttttaacaaaaataagctcttaaatttagaaataaagCTTGTGCAGACGTGGTCATTATCTTCCTCTACAACTTCAAAAGACATGCGAACCAAACAAGAGCTTGATGAAATTTGGAAGAGAAAAAATGGAATCTATTGGGCCATTCTTTGCAGCTATATATGATAGAAATCCCCTTGGGTTGATCGCTGAAGTTAATTACCTGCCACATTCTTCAAACCTGCATAACTGATGTACATTCTTTGAAACCTAGGGGGATCCCCTTCCTGTAGTCTTGTGATAGTAAATTTCACAGTATTTGCTAGATTTCTTCTCCAAATCTCCTCATATTAGCATTGCCTCTTTCTTTTAGGTGAGATAAGTAATGAACTGTTTCTTCAAATCTTTTAATGAAGTCCATCCGGCAAGATTTCTTGGTCCTTTGTTGTATGATCTCCAAGTGGTACATTTGTAGCTAGCTAATTCGTTTTGTTGCTCCCAAGCACTCCTCGTAGTCTTTCCATGAGTCAGTGCTTCGGGAGGGGATGCAGCTGAACCATTTATGTGCTCCTTCTTtcaacatagataaaaaaaccTGCATCGGATCAAGTGATTGTAGTAATAAATGTTTGAGATTTGGGTACACTACTTGAGATGTTCTTCGGGGTCACCAAACCCATTGAACGAATCAAAATTGAAATGTTTGAGCCCGGCCCTATTCTTAGGATATGGCCTCAAGCTTCCTGGTAAAAAGGGTGGCTGCTTCACTAACATCCACTGCCCCCTCTACCTTGTGTTGCACATCCTTGCTCTTGTCAGCTCGCTGTTCTTGTTCCTGCTTTGTTTCCTCTACCTTGTGTTAATATTTAAAGAAAATGCTCAAAATCTCACAATTTAATGTTCAAATGCCCTAAATATTACAACTTGAAAAATATGGTCGTGGATGTCATAATAAAACACTACAAATGTAGCGTTAGGATTATGATACAAGTCATATGTTATAAGGGCTTGAGTTTCAAACAGTAGATAAAATAACGTTGTGAGGTGATGTTGCATAATCTCACGTAGCGATAGTTAGGATTTGTAAGTGTCTTCATGTGAATTTGCGCTAAAAAATGCTACACGAGATGTAgcgttttcaaaaataattataaacgttaaataatgtaaaacaataaaataatatttgtgaTCATATTTACCGAACGTGATATTTGAGACATTATTACTTGAAAAATACGATAAAGGGGACAACACCCTAGTTTTGCAGTAATTCTTTAAAGTTTAAACCAAATAATGTTGGGCTATATATAATTGCTTGATTAAGAGGTCTGCCTATAAATAGAATGATTAAGAAGGCGCTGTAGTTACAATGAACATCAATCACTTTATTTATAATGCCAAGTCCTAGCAGCCACTAAACATTTACATTGCAGAAAAATCTATATTACAGAGTGACATAGAACATGCATGCAATATAGTGGCAAAAAAATGGAGCCAAAATCAGCTTTCTTGATGAACCATGCACAACCAACTTAATGTGCTTCATTGTATCGAAGGCTGaaaagattgtagaaggagaATCGACTAGAGCATTTGTCACTCATCATACTTGGTTCCTTTGGAATTGTCAAAGGCCTCGTTGATCTGTCAAATTCATAATATTACTGTCTGAGAACACAAATGAGCACAAGAAAAATCACTGGAGTtgaactacatatatatattaatttgtgcTTCACCTCTGTGGGTAAAAAGGTTTGTTGAATCGCGGCATCAACTGAGCTTTAGGTACCATCTCTTTTCTCAACATCTTAACTTCTTCTTCTTCGATCATCTGCAGGTTGATAATCTCCAGACAATGTTTAATCCAGTTCCATAATTGAGacagatatataaaaaatagaaagtgTCACATGCCTTCTGCACTTTCTCAATTTGTTTCTTTTGTCGCTCCAGGAGATATACCTTAGTGGCAACctgtacataattatataatactcaTAAATCAGATATCCAATACCATTATCAGTCTTGTGAGAAAGATTTGGTGAACACTCACAGTATAGTTATAGATTGCGCGACTGACAGCTCTTTGCTGAGTGTGGAGTCTGAAATCCACTGGTTTAGTATTTTCTTTTGTGACATGCTTTTGAACAACCTGCATTTATTTTTACCATTTAATAGTTGCTGTGTCATGTATCATCTACTGCATTTCAAAAAAGACTAGAAGAGTATGTGTGTGTGCTCTAGACTATGTCAAATATAATGccaataagaaaagaaacaaCTTGTGCATTACAAAGAAGCAAGAAGCTATATTCAGACACTATAACTCAAGAGAATattgtattttcattattttggtGCAGCACTTTTCTTGAATTTATTGTGCAGAAGCCTGAAATATAGAGGGAAAGCTGCATTATACcccaaaataatttttgttagtTTGTTGAGGTGTAGCTGATTTCCCCATTCTAGGGGTACTGGTTTGAGTAACTGCGGATTGTGAATTATTCTTCACAGGCTgtaaaaccaaaacaaaaaagGAAACTAGTTAGAATCTAGCAACattctacacacacacacacacacacacacacacacactccaCATATATGAGAAGATTAAACTAAGTACAGAGCATGCAAATGCATTGAACCTTGTGAACATTATGTTTGCTGTTTGGGCTCTGCATGACTAATAACGTATGCTGGGAGTGGCGAGTTAACTTATTAATTAGGAATGCATTATGAGGAATTAGGGGGGTTTATTTATATGCAAGCACACTGGCATAAGAATGATTCAATTAAGTTTGGAGATTTGTATCTTTCTGTTCtgtttaaacttttaaattttgttgCTATATCGCTAACacttttagaaatttgcatgctctCTTTCACCAAACATTCTGATCAAATCTCTCCTTCAATCATGCTATATTCTGAAGTCCCTCAGTGGTTAATTACGTATGTACTATTGGCCAATTCTCCACTATTCTAAATTAGTAGTCCTTCAATTTGCAAATGTTCATACTAACTTGATATCAAAATAAGCAATGATATGTGTCAAGAATAGATAATAGATGTCATGACTATGCAATGTACTCATGTTAGTTTCATCAGTTGATTGCCAACCGTCGTGGTGTATTATGGTTTGTAGGATTTGCCTCCATACAGTTTCAACCAGTTACCAAATTATTGAACTTGtgaaaattttcatttcttcaGCTGGTAAAGGCTGAGCTTCAGGCTCCAAGAACAGAGTTGTTCAAATTAATAGTATGATCTAATTGTAGAAACACCTTGAACTAAACCTGCTTCTTAGCTAAATTTTAGCAGTTAGTAAAATTATCTAATTGTACAGCCTGCAGAAAATGTTGCAGTCCCGAGTTTTTAACAGCTATGTTTGCACCACTGCTTAAAAGGGCTTATGCTGGATTGCAGTTCGTATACAACACTGGCTAAATGACTATCACCAATTATTTCGGTTGCGGGTACTATAAGGGCGGTTCACAAGACAAATACAAACACTAGCCTTGTATATTTTGTGACATTCTTGATGAAGCGCGGTACACGATTTCCCCTCTGTAAATTTTGTAAACTGAAGCAATACGCATAAATCTGACACTGGCATACGTTATGCAGTATACATCTTGGCTTCTTTAGGGGGTAAAAGAGAAAAGGAAGACGAACAGTGACACCTTTTGAACTGTTGATGTCAAGTCCGTTACAACGGAGGGGGATGGTAATCTTTCATTTCTGAGAAACTCTTGGCCCGCTTGCTATCAACTGACATAGACACTAATGCATTGCATATATAGCAGACAATGCATCAGCTGTCAGATAGTTAGGTCATGTTTcgaaaatattaacaaacagATTAAGACAGATGCTTGGCTTTTAAGTTTAGGCCTTTCTAACATTGTGTAACTACTTGATTAAACAGGACAACAGTGTTTAACAATAAGATAATGCCCAACTAAGTGATGCATTAACCATTCACAAAGGAATCCCTTTTGCCCTTGAATGTATTTCTTGTCGAGATCGTTAGCCGTTAGGTAACCAGAGGCGCATGGAAGGTGACCTTTCAAATTGCAGGGCCGTTCATGCACTGTTTTGGCACTTGGATTATTATCTCAGCATAATCAATCGATGAAGAAAGCTTGTGTTTTAAGTTTTGTACATCATTACACTTGTGCCACAGTCCTGGAGGTTTGTGTGTGCACTACAGAATTTTTTGGTTAGAATGTTTGATCACTTAACTAAGTGAGACTGAAACATCAACTTCCTAAGAAGCAGCTTGTGACATTTAGGTGTATTTCGTAGGATATATGTAAATTTCGTTCATTCTTATGGACTATAATTGCAGTACTCTGACAACCACTAAACCAGGATAAAAGATTAACTAAATATCTACGTCCTTTTACATCAAGCTTAATTCGTGTTGCCAAACTGATTATAACGGGAAGATTTGTCCGGGCTGTATTATattctgattaatgaaaatgtttttttaataataaaagaaaatacatCTCACCAATTTTCCATAAGATACTACCAGATTCTTATTCTGAGGAGTCCTAAATTGTTTTTCGATATGAAGAATGCCACTTTCTTGATTTTTCGTATTCACATCAATCgtaataattaaaatctttcTTTAAGTACATTTATTCCACAATATTATTCggaaaattttttgaaaaaatattcgaGATATTTAGAGCTACTTTTCCGTTTTATAAAACGaaaatatttatctaaaaatCTAGTCTAGAATAATTTCTTAGTCGGCATTCTTTTAATGAAGTGaggatatttatataaaaagatcTGGAGATAAAATACGGAGGTCCCTCCTCCCCTAATATAGCTGATATAATTAGATCTGCGCCTTTATTTCCTTCTAAAAATATCCAGATTATCCAAAAATACCATGGCTGAAGTAGACGATTCCCCACTTAACGCCGTCAATTCCTCCACAGATAAACTTGACGGCGATCCCACTGGAAAACTTAACGGCGTTACatttgatgatgaagaagaacacTCATCCCAATCTAAACCTAATCCACATGACGATCAAATCACACTCTACGCCGTGTTTAATAACGTTACTAACCGCATTTTCTTCCCACGTCACGATGACCAACTCGATTTGTCTACTGGTTTGCTTCATCGCATCAAAACGACGGCGTCTGAGAATTGGCCGTTGCTTCCAGAAGCTTCTAGAAATACGGTTCGCCATGTTCTTTTGTGGACCCAGCGCGGCTCTGCTCTCCGCTCCCTTCTCGTTGTCTCGGTAAGCTTcgataaataattaatctgGATGAATTAATTGTATTTGTTGATGTGTTTAGTTATGAAGCTTAATAGAATTTGATAGAAATGAATTTGTGAGATAGGAATAGATAAATATCTGATATATTACTCACTTTGTGTTATATTCGGGTTGATTGATAGTGTTAGTGTCATTTTCGGGTTTTGTCTTGGTGAATTGTGTTGATTGATGAATGAGTTGTATTATTGACTGTGTCGGTCATTGCCGAAAAAGTCCGGATCCTTGTGATGTATGTTGTGGTTTTTTTTTCATATGGCAAATGACAACGATGAATGGCGTAATGTATAATCTTGATAGGCTTTTTTGTTTGGAACAATAGGCTAGGGGTTCAAGGCTCATGTGTGTGTAAGAGCGAGGGTATGGGCCTTGTCAGCTTCCTTGCTTGCCTTTCTCAATATTTCAGAATTGATTGGATGTTTTATGGGGGGATCAACGATTTTTAATTAAACTATTGAGTAATTCTTGCAAGTTAGTTGCACCCTTGTGCTTGTTTAATTGGATTTGAGAAATAAGGTTAATTTTTGAACCCGACATGCACACAAGTCCACAACCATGTCCAGCTTTTGATTTGAACTAGTGTATTGAGGTCAGATATTTGAAGTATGATAGTGGAATAGCTAAACCGGTCAATTATGATCTTCAACTTCTCCTTGATACATTATACGTATATCTTGACTTATATATGCATTAGTCAACCAAATGTTTTAGTAATTGTCTTgtacaaattaaaaaatgttcCTACGGCAATAAGAAATTTCATCAGTGAGAATGAACAAACTGCAACATTAAGTGGCGAAATAAGTGTACAAAGTAATTTTGTAAAAGCACATGACTGAGAGTCACCTCCCCTTGTTCACCGGCTTGTAAATTATAATAACAGGCTAAGTTACTTACCTCTGTGATATCTTTGTAGTGGCTGGGGCTTTTGCATACAGGGTGTCTGAGAAAGATAAAAATTGTGACTGGTGACATTGCAACAAGCAATCTTGGTCTTTTTGTGACTGCTATATATCTTTAATATGATCAATGTAGACCATAGAACATAGGTAGATGGTTATGTATACAAAGATTTCACAAAACAATttaggaaaatatttttttaattttaatttgtgtcAAAATACATCTACGCAAGTACATCGCAGTATTTCACCTTTATGTTTCTCCCAAGTACATTGCAGTATTTGCTTGgggcatattaaattttaaaagataagtATCACCTCAAACAAGCATAGAGTACCAGTTCCAGGATGAAAGTTAATTGACACAGGATTAATCCCTAGATATTAACATATCGCGTTTCAAAttgtatgaaaaaatatattaggtTGAAGTGCAGCGTAGGCATTATCTATTGAATATGACTTGTGTAGTCATTTTGAGAACATGGATCCTATGTGGATGGAACAGACTGCAAACAACTATGAAGGTATGATTCTTAGGAGGTCATAACTGTTGAGGTCGCTAACAACCAGAAAGTAAATCATCAACTGGGCGTAGTTTGGACTGTGGATGAGACCATTACAGGAATGAGGACAATCAAGATGTAACTTTCTGAATATAATTGACGAGTCACGTGAACATACCTCATTTTGTAAAGAGGGTGTTGGAAGAGGAGGATCAGTACTCTCCCAAGGAGGGTGTTGGGGGAGTGGGGATCAGTGTCTAACTGTTTGCCCTTGTACTAGTACTTCATACTAGTGTACTTGAGTGTGGTGGACTGGTGGTGAAGCTTGAAGTCGGTGTTAGAACCATAGTCTATTGTGATAAGTACTAGAGAAGTCAAAACTAGTTCACAGAATTGCTTATAAATGCTAGCTTGCGCTTGTCATTTAATTGGGATGTATATATACGATAAAGAATTTTTAcaccaactctctctctctctctcactgcCTTTTTCTTCCCTTTACTGCTCTTTCTAGTTATCTCTGTAAGTTCTGGTCTGTCTCTATTCTCTCAAGTCTCCAATCTCTCATCTTCTGCCTTCTGAATATCTCTCTTTTGATCTCTTTCTGTCCCACCATATTTATGTTAAAAGGGTTTTCAGTTATGCATTTAGAATTAAGTATAGCTGATACTAATTTGTCACTGTTTAGTATTATGAGAGGAATGAGACTTGGAATTTTCCGTAGACTCTTCATTCACCCTCTCCAGTTTGGCCATAACTTAAAAAAGCGTTATCATGGAAAATAAGAACATCACCATCTGAATAGATCTGCATCTGAACTTTCCTTGGGGACATGTTGGAGAATGGTAATATTTGTAAGAGCGCTTACAAGTTGTACACTTTTAACTGTTGAAAGAGTACTGCTGGTTTGATTAAACCTCTGACTGCGAGAACTATGCTGAACGATGCCGGAAAAGAGAAGGGGTAGGAACAGGGAAATAAAATTTATCGTGGATTTAACAAATATTAAGTTGTGTTTTGTTAGTTGGAAAGTAATAACTAATAAGTAAACTATAAGGAGGCTGCAAAGGAAATTAGAGGTGAAAGGAACAGATTAAGAGATTTTTAGGGTAATGCGAGTGGATAAGTCTGATTTTGATTAAAGAAGACAACAAAAAGTGTAAAAATATTTGGAGgagaatgaatttttttataaaaaggcATTTGAAAAGCAAGAAATGAGCTTTAACAGAATGTGGTAATGCAAAGAGTGGAGACTGAAGATCAGACTTAACTGTATCTACATAATAAACTTGGAATATATTTAATGTCCACTTTGAATTCATTCCAAGTTACAACCGAAATTTCCATTCGTAGTGAACCTGATCTCTTAACCTTTACCCTACTAGCAAGGGTGTGTATGGTATTGGTGCACCATCTGCTTCTGCTTCctgtagtttattattcaacTTTATTTTACTGTGAAGAGCTGTCCTGCCATGCAGATTAGAATTTAACTTTTGATTCATCATGTCTTTATTTGGTATTTTGTATTTTGGCATTTCACCTCAGTTGCCCTGTTTTTTCTTTACAACTGATGCAGGTTGGAACAGTAACATTTCTGGCCTTGGCAGGATGTCTAGTCTTTATGCTTTTCTTTTTGGTCGCAACCGTGAATGCCATTATGATCTCTTTCTTCATGTCTTTAGCAGCAGTTGGTCTCTTCTTGGCTTTTTTCTTTGCCTGTGTAACAACTATATATGTTGGAGCATTATTTATAGCTGCTTTTGTTATATCCACTGCCACTATATCAACAATCGTGGCAGTTCTGTTCGTTACGGGTACGTCCATCTTTTCCTTTCACTTGAGCTTATCTGAATAAGAATTTTTGCGTTTATTTCCCATGGATCTGTATTTGAGTTGGAACCTTTAACCTTCATAGCGTTTTCAATTATAATTCCAAAATACTGTTCTTATAAAATTTCATTGTTTATTACCATTGAACCAGGTTGGGCTGGATTCCTGTATAGCATGTGGTTGTTGATTAAAAAGGGTGTAGATCTTGCTTCCCATTCCCTGAGCATTACTGGGTCAGCAGTATCTGCTTTCTCTTCCCCTCGGAATGCTAAAACCTACCCTGAGCTGGATGAAGTTTCAGATTGATGTTCTAGTCCTAGGGGAATATTTGCACGTAAAAGATACTATCTGCTGTTACTATCTGTAAATGTAGCTTTTTACTCTTGCAAGTCTATCTTCTCCCGTAGTTATTTAGTGTTTTTATCGCAACACATCTCTAGTGCATAGTTCGTTGTATTAGatgtgattattattttttttgtcaggtaaTCTGTTTAATGTTATCACACGGAATAAGTAGTTGAATATGCTACCTGAAACCATGTATAAATCTAGTCAATTACCGAAAGTATATGATACCATAGAGTTGAGGCGAGGTTAGGATACAAAAACAATCAGGAAAAGAGTACATTACAGTAAAACCTCCATAAATTAAAACATCGGaacaattaaattttattaatttatcaaaataatcaattaatcaaaattaaatatatacggTCATCATTATACTGGGATCAAAAATTTGTAATCTAAATATTAACTTATCGCGAGTCATTAAATAATCGAGGTTTTACTGTATAATCATGCGTAGTTTGTGGTAGTGAATTATGATTAGTCGAGGTTTTACTGCAGTGTATCGTGAGTCATTAAGTAATCGAGGTTTTACCGTTTTAGTGTATAATCATGCGTAGTTTGTGGTCATGAATTATGATTAGTCGAGGTTTTACTGTAGTATAATTAGTCGAGGTTTTAGTATAACATGCATAGTCGAGACCGTCTGGTCTGCGGGGTTAATCGCCCCGGAGGTGCGGGGTGAATCGTCTCGGAGGTGGGAAGTACAGCTAGTCCTGGAGCAAGCCGACCCCAGAGtacttcaaagaaattttattttatcagtaCAAACTGCAAAATGAAAATTAAGTCATGATCACGTCTTTACAAAAACAATGGTGTACTGAAATGATATTCATGTGTAATtctacaaaaaaataaacatgCGAGTCATGGAACGTGAATCGatcattattttttcaataaaacttgCAATTGCTCTGGGTTGATTTTTCTGCAATACTTTTGCATTTTTTTGTTACATAGGCTGCTGAGCTGCACCATAATTTTTGCTAATATATGTTGAAAAGCCTGTATTTTCTAAGATATATTTAGTTCTTAAAAATGAAGTCTCTACATAAGAAATATGAAACCTTCACACTAATCTGACGAACCTACCATGATGTTCTTACCCGCCATTTGTCTCTCAACCAACATAACCGCCACTTCAACTCCTCACAAACCAACACAAACACCCaccaatcttttaaaatctttgTCAAAATCTGGTAAATTAGATGAAGCTCTTCACTTAATTGAATCAAACCCCACTTCTTTATCTTACCCTAATGTTGATGCTTACTCTTCATTTCTCCATTCTTGTATCTCTAAAAGATCATTACATCATGGTCAAAGACTCTATCTTCAACTCCTTTTATCAAAGAATAAGACTCACCAGAATCTTCTTCAAAACCCCATTATTAAAAGCAAGCTCATCACCCTTTACACTGTGTGTGGCGAAATTGATGAGGCTCGAAGAGTTTTCGATGATGGGAAATCGAGGGATGAGGCTGTTTGGGTTGCTATGGCAATTGGGTATTCAAGAAAAGGGCTTTTTAGGGAAAGTTTGGAGCTTTATTGTGATATGTTGTGGCAATGTGTTTGGCCTAGTAATTTCGGGTTTTCGACTGCTTTGAAGGCGTGTTCGGAGCTGGGTGAGGTGGGGGTTGGGAGAATGGTTCATGCCCAGGTTGTGAAAGCGGGTGATGAAGTTGATCAGGTGGTGTTTAATTCTCTTTTGAGGTTGTATAATCAATGTGGGTGTTTTGAGGATGTTGTGAagttgtttgatgaaatgcctcAACGGAATGTTGTTACGTGGAACTCGTTGCTAGATGGGTTGGTTCAGCGTGGTCAGTTGTTTGAGGCGTTTAAGTTGTTCAGGAAAATGCAGGTTGAGGGGACTGGATTTAGTTGGGTTACTCTTACGACGGTTTTATCTGCGTGTGCTAAGGTTACGGCTTTATGTAGTGGAAAAGAGATACATGCTCAGATTGTGAAATCCTGGGGGAAGCCTGATGTGTTAGTGCTGAACTCACTTGTGGATATGTATGCTAAATGTGGGGAAATGGATTATTGTAGTAGAGTGTTTGATTTGATGGGAAGTAAAGATGTGACTACATACAATACAGTGCTTAAGGGCTATACAATTAGTGGGTGTATGACAGAAGCAATAAAGTTATTCGAGGAAATGATTTATTCTGGATATTATCCGGATGAGGTTACTTTTATCGCCTTATTATCGGGTTGCAGCCATGCGGGGTTTGCAGATGAGGGGCGGAtgttttttgacaaaatgaGTGTGGAATTTGGGATCAAGCCAAACTTAGAGCATTATGCTTGTTTGGTTGATTTGTTAGGTAGATCTGGGAAAATAAAGGAGGCTTTGGAGGTTGTAAAGAAAATGCCTATGAAGCCAGGTAGTAGCATCTGGGGTTCATTACTGAATTCTTGTCGACTTTATGGAAATGTTTCCTTAGCAGAGTTGGTTGCCGCaaagttgtttgaattggaaccAAGTAACCCAGGTAATTATGTGATGCTATCAAACATTTACGCAAAAGCAATGATGTGGGATGGCGTTGAAAACGTTAGAAAATCAATGGAAAATGAGGGACTACAAAAGGAGCCTGGATGTAGCTGgatgcaaataaaacataaagtACATACTTTTGTTGCTAGTGGGAGTTCTGCATTTCGTGATACAGAAGAATTCAAAAAAGTTTGGAATGACTTGACGGATGCTATGGAAAGAATTGGATATGTGCCAGATACAAGATCTGTACTTCATGATGTTAATGAAGAAATGAAGACAGAGTGGGTTTGTGGCCATAGTGAAAGGCTTGCAACAATGTTCGGGCTCATCCACACTGGATCCGAGATGCCAATTAGGATCACTAAAAATCTACGTGTTTGTTTAGACTGTCATATATGGATGAAGTATGTATCCAAAGTAACAAATAGAAAGATTATTTTGAGAGACACAAATCGCTTTCACCAGTTTAAACATGGAACTTGCTCCTG
Protein-coding regions in this window:
- the LOC108200027 gene encoding microtubule-destabilizing protein 60, translated to MQSPNSKHNVHKPVKNNSQSAVTQTSTPRMGKSATPQQTNKNYFGVVQKHVTKENTKPVDFRLHTQQRAVSRAIYNYTVATKVYLLERQKKQIEKVQKMIEEEEVKMLRKEMVPKAQLMPRFNKPFYPQRSTRPLTIPKEPSMMSDKCSSRFSFYNLFSLRYNEAH
- the LOC108209874 gene encoding uncharacterized protein LOC108209874, producing the protein MAEVDDSPLNAVNSSTDKLDGDPTGKLNGVTFDDEEEHSSQSKPNPHDDQITLYAVFNNVTNRIFFPRHDDQLDLSTGLLHRIKTTASENWPLLPEASRNTVRHVLLWTQRGSALRSLLVVSVGTVTFLALAGCLVFMLFFLVATVNAIMISFFMSLAAVGLFLAFFFACVTTIYVGALFIAAFVISTATISTIVAVLFVTGWAGFLYSMWLLIKKGVDLASHSLSITGSAVSAFSSPRNAKTYPELDEVSD
- the LOC108204655 gene encoding pentatricopeptide repeat-containing protein At3g14330, with amino-acid sequence MMFLPAICLSTNITATSTPHKPTQTPTNLLKSLSKSGKLDEALHLIESNPTSLSYPNVDAYSSFLHSCISKRSLHHGQRLYLQLLLSKNKTHQNLLQNPIIKSKLITLYTVCGEIDEARRVFDDGKSRDEAVWVAMAIGYSRKGLFRESLELYCDMLWQCVWPSNFGFSTALKACSELGEVGVGRMVHAQVVKAGDEVDQVVFNSLLRLYNQCGCFEDVVKLFDEMPQRNVVTWNSLLDGLVQRGQLFEAFKLFRKMQVEGTGFSWVTLTTVLSACAKVTALCSGKEIHAQIVKSWGKPDVLVLNSLVDMYAKCGEMDYCSRVFDLMGSKDVTTYNTVLKGYTISGCMTEAIKLFEEMIYSGYYPDEVTFIALLSGCSHAGFADEGRMFFDKMSVEFGIKPNLEHYACLVDLLGRSGKIKEALEVVKKMPMKPGSSIWGSLLNSCRLYGNVSLAELVAAKLFELEPSNPGNYVMLSNIYAKAMMWDGVENVRKSMENEGLQKEPGCSWMQIKHKVHTFVASGSSAFRDTEEFKKVWNDLTDAMERIGYVPDTRSVLHDVNEEMKTEWVCGHSERLATMFGLIHTGSEMPIRITKNLRVCLDCHIWMKYVSKVTNRKIILRDTNRFHQFKHGTCSCKDYW